In Populus trichocarpa isolate Nisqually-1 chromosome 7, P.trichocarpa_v4.1, whole genome shotgun sequence, the following proteins share a genomic window:
- the LOC7462570 gene encoding cytokinin dehydrogenase 3, translating into MAKSPSTPIHLLVMLLVTYFLCTMGKSNALTCPLPPELATKLHVDPVAIDSASTDYGNIVHSTPAAVLYPSSIEDIQILVNSSYNCPIPFGISVRGNGHSVNGQDMARDGVVVDMKSLREDKNGIKIRVSKNHLFADVGGEQLWIDVLHTTAAQGLSPVSWTDFLYLSVGGTLSNAGVSGQTFLHGPQISNVYELDVITGKGELVTCSKRNNSDLFDSVLGGLGQFGIITRARIALRSAPTKVRWSRAFYSNFSDFIRDQERIVRGGQRDVANYLEGSLMLDNGTPTEWITSFFHPTQLPQIMSLVKTYGIIYCLELTKYYFIEDIESEIDQDLQQVFKDFSHVPGLINAKFVSYQEFLTRVPNAENESQTHPWQNLFIPQSRISDFNVGVLRDIVLKRNITTGPVLFYPLNRHKWDAELSAVIPDEDIFYTTSFLHTSGIDNWQVYEDQNQAVIKFCEEAGIKIVKYLADYTTIEEWIKHFGSKWTTFRERKAQYDPKNILSPGQKIFNAV; encoded by the exons atggcgAAAAGTCCTTCAACTCCAATCCATCTCTTAGTTATGTTACTAGTAACATATTTTTTGTGCACCATGGGAAAATCAAATGCGTTGACATGCCCACTACCACCGGAACTAGCAACTAAGCTTCATGTTGATCCAGTAGCCATAGATTCAGCATCTACTGATTACGGTAACATAGTCCATAGCACGCCAGCTGCTGTTCTTTATCCATCATCCATTGAAGATATTCAAATACTAGTAAATTCCTCGTACAATTGTCCCATTCCATTTGGTATATCTGTTAGGGGAAATGGCCATTCTGTTAATGGACAGGACATGGCTCGTGATGGGGTGGTAGTGGATATGAAAAGTTTGAGAGAAGATAAAAATGGGATCAAAATTAGGGTTTCTAAAAACCATTTATTCGCTGATGTTGGAGGTGAGCAATTATGGATTGATGTGTTACACACCACTGCAGCACAAGGACTTTCACCGGTGTCGTGGACCGACTTTTTGTACCTAAGTGTTGGTGGTACGCTTTCTAATGCTGGAGTCAGTGGGCAAACATTTCTGCATGGCCCTCAGATTAGCAATGTTTATGAACTAGATGTTATAACTG GAAAAGGGGAGCTTGTGACCTGCTCTAAAAGAAATAATTCAGATCTATTTGATTCTGTTCTGGGAGGTTTAGGCCAATTTGGGATTATAACTAGAGCAAGGATTGCTTTAAGGTCGGCACCAACAAAA GTTAGGTGGTCTCGAGCATTTTACAGTAATTTCTCTGATTTTATCAGAGACCAAGAAAGAATAGTTAGGGGTGGCCAAAGAGATGTAGCCAATTATTTGGAAGGTTCACTTATGTTGGATAATGGCACCCCAACTGAGTGGATAACCTCCTTTTTTCATCCAACTCAGCTCCCTCAAATTATGTCCTTGGTTAAAACATATGGTATCATCTACTGTCTTGAGCTTACCAAGTACTACTTCATAGAAGATATAGAGAGTGAAATAGACCAG GATTTACAACAAGTATTCAAAGACTTTTCTCATGTTCCTGGTTTAATCAATGCAAAATTTGTCTCCTATCAAGAATTTTTGACGAGAGTCCCAAATGCTGAGAATGAATCACAGACACATCCATGGCAAAATCTATTTATTCCCCAATCTCGAATTTCAGATTTCAACGTAGGTGTCTTGAGAGATATTGTTCTTAAAAGAAACATCACCACAGGACCTGTCCTCTTTTACCCTTTGAACCGACACAA ATGGGATGCTGAGTTGTCTGCAGTTATACCAGATGAAGATATCTTTTATACGACATCGTTCTTGCATACAAGTGGGATTGATAATTGGCAGGTCTACGAAGATCAAAATCAAGCagttattaaattttgtgaAGAGGCTGGTATCAAGATTGTGAAATATCTTGCTGATTATACAACCATAGAAGAATGGATTAAGCATTTTGGCTCAAAATGGACAACCTTTCGAGAGAGGAAAGCGCAATATGATCCAAAGAATATCCTATCGCCAGGgcaaaaaatattcaatgcCGTTTAG